The Pseudomonas sp. R4-35-07 nucleotide sequence ATGAGCTGCTGGCCGGCCTGCAGCGCCAAGGCTATGCGGTCGACTGGCTGGCCGATGGGCGCGACGCGGCGTACCAGGGCCGCAGCGAACCCTATGACCTGATTATCCTCGACCTTGGCCTGCCGGGTTTGCCGGGGCTGGAGGTGCTGGCGCAATGGCGCGCGGCAGCCCTGGCCACGCCGGTGCTGGTGCTGACGGCGCGTGATTCCTGGGCCGAACGTATCGAGGGGCTCAAGGCCGGAGCCGATGATTACCTGAGCAAGCCGTTTCACCCCGAAGAACTGCACCTGCGCATTCAGGCGCTGTTACGAAGGTCTCACGGGCATGCCAACCAACCGACCCTGCAAGCCGCCGGCCTGCACCTGGACGAAGGCCGCCAGTGCGTGCTGCGCGACGGTGAAGAGATCCAGCTCACGGCAGCCGAGTTCCGCCTGTTGCGTTATTTCATGCTGCACCCCGAACAGATCCTGTCGAAAAGCCATCTGGCCGAGCATCTTTATGACGGCGAGACCGAGCGCGACTCCAACGTGCTGGAAGTCCACGTCAATCATCTGCGCCGCAAGCTGGGGCGCAGCGTGATCGAAACCCGGCGTGGCCAGGGCTACCGGTTTGGCGCCAGCCCTGCATGAAATCGATCCAGCGGCGCTTGAGCCTGGGGTTGATCAGCGTGCTGGTGATCGTCGGCGTGGTGCTGGCGCAAACCAGCCTGTGGCTGTTCGAAGCCGGGTTGCAGCGTTATCTGGAGGCCGGCCTGCGCAACGACAGCGAAAACCTGCTGGTGGCGTTGGTGCGCGGGCCCAACGGCGTACAGTTGGATGAGCATCGCCTGTCGCCCGCCTATCAACGACCCTTCTCGGGGCATTACTTCCGCATCGATTTTGCCGACACTCACTGGCGCTCCCGCTCCTTGTGGGACCAGGAACTGCCGACGCTCCCCGAGGCCGGGATCAAGGGCAACCTGCAACTGGGGCCTGAAGGCCAGAAACTGCTGGTATTGCGCTCCGACTACAAACGCTTCGGCCTGCCGATCTCCATCAGCGTGGCGCAGGACTACACGCCGGTACGGGAAAGCTTTCGCCTGATGCGCCAGATCGGCCTGGTACTGGGGCTGGCGGCATTGCTGGTGGTGCTGGTATTACAACGGATCACCGTGCGCCGCGCCTTGCGCCCGTTGGAAACTGCTCGCAATCAGATTGCTCAGTTGCAACAGGGCCAGCGTTCGCAACTGGACACCCAGGTGCCGCTGGAGCTGGAGCCGCTGGTGGCGCAGATCAACCATTTGCTGGCACACACCGAAGACAGCCTCAAGCGCTCGCGCAATGCCCTGGGCAACCTGGGGCACGCGCTGAAAACCCCATTGGCGGTGATGTTGAGTGCGGCGTCGAGCGAGGCACTCAGGGATCAGCCGCAGTTGAGCAAGTTGTTGCGCGATCAGCTTGAGCAGGTGCAGCAGCGCCTCAACCGCGAGCTCAATCGCGCGCGTCTGGCTGGCGAAACTCTGCCGGGGGCGTTGTTCGACTGTGAAAAAGAACTGCCGGGGCTGTTGGCTACCCTGAACATGATCCACGGCGAACACCTGGACCTGCGCTACCACGTCGCCCCCGGCCTGCAACTGCCCTGGGACCGTGAAGATTTGCTCGAGTTGCTCGGCAACCTGCTGGACAACGCCTGCAAATGGGCGGATGCCGAAGTACGACTGAGCGTGAGTGAGACGCCGCACAGCTACCTGCTGGCCGTCGAAGACGATGGCCCCGGCATTCCCGAGACCCAGCGTGACCAAGTGTTCAGCCGTGGCGCACGCCTGGATGAGCAGGTCGACGGCCACGGTCTGGGGCTGGGCATCGTGCGCGATATCGTCGAGGTGTGGGGCGGGACGTTGCAGTTGCAGGAAAGCGAGTTGGGCGGGCTCAAAGCGTTGATCGAATTGCCCAGGCGGTAGTGCCGATTTAAAAAT carries:
- a CDS encoding response regulator transcription factor, with the translated sequence MRLLLVEDNVPLADELLAGLQRQGYAVDWLADGRDAAYQGRSEPYDLIILDLGLPGLPGLEVLAQWRAAALATPVLVLTARDSWAERIEGLKAGADDYLSKPFHPEELHLRIQALLRRSHGHANQPTLQAAGLHLDEGRQCVLRDGEEIQLTAAEFRLLRYFMLHPEQILSKSHLAEHLYDGETERDSNVLEVHVNHLRRKLGRSVIETRRGQGYRFGASPA
- a CDS encoding sensor histidine kinase — encoded protein: MKSIQRRLSLGLISVLVIVGVVLAQTSLWLFEAGLQRYLEAGLRNDSENLLVALVRGPNGVQLDEHRLSPAYQRPFSGHYFRIDFADTHWRSRSLWDQELPTLPEAGIKGNLQLGPEGQKLLVLRSDYKRFGLPISISVAQDYTPVRESFRLMRQIGLVLGLAALLVVLVLQRITVRRALRPLETARNQIAQLQQGQRSQLDTQVPLELEPLVAQINHLLAHTEDSLKRSRNALGNLGHALKTPLAVMLSAASSEALRDQPQLSKLLRDQLEQVQQRLNRELNRARLAGETLPGALFDCEKELPGLLATLNMIHGEHLDLRYHVAPGLQLPWDREDLLELLGNLLDNACKWADAEVRLSVSETPHSYLLAVEDDGPGIPETQRDQVFSRGARLDEQVDGHGLGLGIVRDIVEVWGGTLQLQESELGGLKALIELPRR